In one Oscillospiraceae bacterium genomic region, the following are encoded:
- a CDS encoding DUF4914 domain-containing protein: MNVLFERFSFPDELASIVSNSPSVIVPESKEILYELIFGNEHTNKIEVLYDVNGAPVKEADVVRCKNGAAVNYVEDYMRRRDPDCMRIADGEPTDKPRFEDVYGYQFDDLRRETFEWLTRQELILVPFKAGGYQYGYESVLVCPRNAAFFAFALSQLQAFVNIREVDHFTPRSVIYVAPPFRHTHFDGKQVVVHARHPELHEIFSYNLYPGPSAKKGIYSVLLDIGEQEGWITAHASACRVITPYENEMVMMHEGASGGGKSELLQDVQRRGDGRVLLGTNTLNDEQTYISMSDTCTLEPVTDDMAICHPSFQVTNGKLAVADGEDGWFVRVDGITEYGSDPLYERISIHTKEPLIFFNIQGVPRATCLLWDHTPDSDGRPCPNPRVIIPRRMINHIVWRPVEVDVRSFGVRMPPSSAEHPNYGIMGLMHIIPPALAWLWRLVAPRGFNNPSISGSSQLASEGVGSYWPFATGERVRQANLLLEQIMNCSATRYVLIPNQHIGIYKVGFAAEWISREYLARRGGVNMRMDRLAPARCPLLGYALKEMKVDGQQIPAGFLRPETQETMGAKGYDKGAKILTDFFARELAVYDVDGLHPVGREILDCFRKGGSIRDYCNILPLGLE; encoded by the coding sequence TTGAACGTTTTATTCGAGCGCTTTTCCTTCCCGGATGAGCTGGCGTCGATTGTTTCCAACAGCCCCAGTGTCATCGTGCCCGAGAGCAAGGAGATCCTCTACGAGCTGATCTTCGGCAACGAGCACACCAACAAAATTGAAGTCCTCTACGATGTAAACGGCGCGCCTGTGAAGGAAGCGGACGTGGTCCGCTGCAAAAACGGCGCGGCGGTGAACTATGTGGAGGACTATATGCGCCGCCGGGACCCGGACTGCATGCGCATCGCCGACGGCGAACCCACCGACAAGCCCCGGTTTGAGGACGTGTACGGCTACCAGTTCGACGACCTGCGGCGGGAGACCTTCGAGTGGCTCACCCGGCAGGAGCTGATCCTCGTCCCCTTCAAGGCGGGCGGCTACCAGTACGGGTACGAGAGCGTGCTGGTCTGCCCCCGCAACGCCGCCTTCTTCGCCTTCGCCCTGTCCCAGCTCCAGGCCTTCGTGAACATCCGGGAGGTGGACCACTTCACCCCCCGCTCCGTGATCTACGTGGCCCCGCCCTTCCGCCACACCCACTTCGACGGCAAGCAGGTGGTGGTCCACGCCCGCCATCCCGAGCTGCACGAGATCTTCTCCTACAACCTCTACCCCGGCCCCTCCGCCAAGAAGGGGATCTACAGCGTGCTGCTGGACATCGGGGAGCAGGAGGGGTGGATCACCGCACACGCCTCGGCCTGCCGGGTCATCACCCCCTACGAGAACGAGATGGTCATGATGCACGAGGGGGCCTCCGGCGGCGGCAAGAGCGAGCTTCTGCAGGACGTGCAGCGCCGCGGGGACGGCCGGGTGCTGCTGGGCACCAACACGCTGAACGACGAGCAGACCTACATAAGCATGAGCGACACCTGTACCCTGGAGCCCGTGACCGACGACATGGCCATCTGCCACCCCTCCTTCCAGGTCACCAACGGCAAGCTGGCGGTGGCCGACGGCGAGGACGGCTGGTTTGTGCGGGTGGACGGCATCACCGAGTACGGCAGCGACCCGCTGTACGAGCGGATCTCCATCCACACCAAGGAGCCGCTGATCTTCTTCAACATCCAGGGCGTGCCCCGGGCCACCTGCCTGCTGTGGGACCATACCCCCGACTCGGACGGCAGGCCCTGCCCCAACCCCCGGGTCATCATCCCCCGCCGGATGATCAACCACATCGTCTGGCGGCCCGTGGAGGTGGACGTGCGCTCCTTCGGCGTGCGTATGCCCCCCTCCAGCGCCGAGCACCCCAACTACGGCATCATGGGCCTGATGCACATCATCCCGCCCGCCCTGGCCTGGCTGTGGCGGCTGGTGGCCCCCCGCGGCTTCAACAACCCCAGCATCAGCGGCTCGTCCCAGCTGGCCAGCGAGGGCGTGGGCTCCTACTGGCCCTTCGCCACCGGGGAGCGGGTGCGGCAGGCCAACCTGCTGCTGGAGCAGATTATGAACTGCTCCGCCACCCGCTACGTGCTCATCCCCAACCAGCACATCGGCATCTACAAGGTGGGCTTCGCCGCCGAGTGGATTTCCCGGGAATACCTGGCCCGGCGCGGCGGCGTGAACATGCGCATGGACCGCCTGGCCCCCGCCCGCTGCCCCCTGCTGGGCTACGCCCTCAAGGAGATGAAGGTGGACGGGCAGCAGATCCCCGCCGGCTTCCTCCGGCCCGAGACCCAGGAGACCATGGGCGCCAAGGGTTACGACAAGGGGGCCAAAATCCTCACCGACTTCTTCGCCAGGGAGCTGGCGGTCTACGACGTGGACGGCCTGCACCCGGTGGGCCGGGAGATCCTGGACTGCTTCCGCAAGGGCGGCTCCATCCGGGACTACTGCAATATCCTCCCCTTGGGCCTGGAATAG
- a CDS encoding ferrous iron transport protein A, whose product MNVQLAMNALKVGQSAYVTEIQAQPEMRRRLLDIGLIPGTKVTCTLRSPAGDPAAYAIRGAVIALRGVDAAGVRLEAPALERALGRRMALA is encoded by the coding sequence ATGAACGTACAGCTTGCAATGAACGCGCTCAAGGTGGGCCAGAGCGCATACGTCACGGAAATCCAGGCTCAGCCAGAGATGCGCCGCCGCCTGCTGGACATCGGCCTCATCCCCGGCACCAAGGTCACCTGTACCCTGCGCAGCCCGGCCGGGGACCCGGCGGCCTACGCCATCCGGGGGGCGGTTATCGCCCTGCGGGGCGTGGACGCGGCGGGCGTGCGGCTGGAGGCTCCCGCCCTGGAGCGGGCGCTGGGGCGGCGCATGGCGCTGGCATAA
- the rpoC gene encoding DNA-directed RNA polymerase subunit beta' codes for MSYAEFDAIRIGIASPEQIKEWSYGEVKKPETINYRTLKPERDGLFCEKIFGPTKDWECHCGKYKKIRYKGKICDRCGVEVTRAKVRRERMGHIELAAPVSHIWYFKGIPSRMGLLLDISPRILEKVLYFASYIVTDPGFSPLAKNQILSEKEYRDMREKYEDDFEAGMGAEAVKKLLQAIDLEELSASLRAELKDASGQKKARIVKRLEVVDAFRISGNKPEWMIIDVLPVIPPELRPMVQLDGGRFATSDLNDLYRRVINRNNRLKRLIQLNAPDIIVRNEKRMLQEAVDALIDNGRRGRAVTGANNRALKSLSDMLKGKQGRFRQNLLGKRVDYSGRSVIVVGPELKIFQCGLPKEMAIELFRPFVMKKLVEDGLANNIKSAKKMVDKGRAEVWDALEFVIKEHPVMLNRAPTLHRLGIQAFEPVLVEGRAIKLHPLVCTAFNADFDGDQMAVHVPLSAEAQTEARVLMLSANNLLRPQDGGPVTVPTQDMVLGSYYLTYEKYPEHTPEETYADCDAVRAALADGELESDDYIWIKNPGAPDDIPTYAGMAAETPAGELPREILHAFSDDVEARLAYDEGELELHVPIMVRRSAEVDGEVRHKLVRTTVGRLIFNEGIPQDLGFVDRSDPDGMFEPEINFVTGKKQLGKIIDKCIVKHGFTVSAGVLDTIKAKGYKFSTRGALTVSIYDMTLPEQKHALIESTEKEIVKIERQYKRGFLTNDERYRLVVEAWEKTTKEVSDALMATLDRYNPIWMMADSGARGSSAQIRQLAGMRGLMADTAGRTIEIPIKSNFREGLSVLEYFISSRGARKGMADTALRTADSGYLTRRLVDVSQEVIIREEDCGTDDGIFVSQIEENGQIIETFGERLKGRYPVEDVCDPVTGEVLVDHHTMLTADHAALLEAHGIFQVKIRSVLTCRARSGVCSKCYGMNLAIGGPVGAGEAVGIIAAQSIGEPGTQLTMRTFHTGGVAGGDITQGLPRVEELFESRKPKKMAQLAEISGRVAMEEAKRSAMCNMTITADDGEVVSYALPYSGGIRVQNGDRVEKGFALTDGALYPQDVIRIRGVHAVYDYLIQEVQKPYRQQGVDINDKHIEVICRQMMRKVRIEEAGDSELLSGSTVELTEFEDARAAVQARIDAGETNDGIELKLPTATRLLMGITKASLATESFLSAASFQETTKVLTEAAIKGKVDHLLGLKENVIIGKLIPAGSGLAAYRKYDKMDDDGVAESSSAAPEAEEEILTVEAVEESPAF; via the coding sequence ATGAGTTACGCTGAATTCGACGCCATCCGCATCGGCATCGCCTCCCCGGAGCAGATCAAGGAGTGGTCCTACGGCGAGGTCAAGAAGCCCGAGACCATCAACTACCGCACCCTGAAGCCCGAGCGGGACGGCCTGTTCTGCGAGAAGATCTTCGGGCCCACCAAGGACTGGGAGTGCCACTGCGGCAAGTACAAGAAGATCCGCTACAAGGGCAAGATCTGCGACCGCTGCGGCGTGGAGGTCACCCGGGCCAAGGTGCGCCGGGAGCGCATGGGCCACATCGAGCTGGCCGCCCCCGTGTCCCACATCTGGTATTTCAAGGGCATTCCCTCCCGGATGGGCCTGCTGCTGGACATCAGCCCCCGCATCCTGGAAAAGGTGCTCTACTTCGCCAGCTATATCGTCACCGACCCCGGCTTCTCCCCCCTGGCCAAAAACCAGATCCTCTCCGAGAAGGAGTACCGCGACATGCGGGAGAAGTACGAGGACGACTTCGAGGCCGGCATGGGCGCCGAGGCCGTGAAGAAGCTCTTGCAGGCCATCGACCTGGAGGAGCTCTCCGCCTCCCTGCGCGCCGAGCTCAAGGACGCCTCCGGCCAGAAGAAGGCCCGCATCGTCAAGCGCCTGGAGGTGGTGGACGCCTTCCGCATCTCCGGCAACAAGCCCGAGTGGATGATCATCGACGTGCTGCCCGTCATCCCCCCCGAGCTGCGCCCCATGGTGCAGCTGGACGGCGGCCGCTTCGCCACCTCCGACCTCAACGACCTCTACCGCCGGGTCATCAACCGCAACAACCGCCTGAAAAGGCTCATCCAGCTCAACGCCCCCGACATCATCGTGCGCAACGAAAAGCGCATGCTCCAGGAGGCGGTGGACGCCCTCATCGACAACGGCCGCCGCGGCCGCGCTGTCACCGGCGCCAACAACCGCGCCTTAAAGTCCCTGTCCGACATGCTAAAGGGCAAGCAGGGCCGCTTCCGCCAGAACCTGCTGGGCAAGCGCGTGGACTACTCCGGCCGTTCCGTCATCGTGGTGGGCCCGGAGCTGAAGATCTTCCAGTGCGGCCTGCCCAAGGAGATGGCCATCGAGCTCTTCCGCCCCTTCGTCATGAAGAAGCTGGTGGAGGACGGGCTGGCCAACAACATCAAGTCCGCCAAGAAGATGGTGGACAAGGGCCGCGCCGAGGTGTGGGACGCGCTGGAGTTCGTCATCAAGGAGCACCCCGTCATGCTCAACCGCGCGCCCACCCTGCACCGCCTGGGCATCCAGGCCTTCGAGCCCGTGCTGGTGGAGGGCCGCGCCATCAAGCTGCACCCCCTGGTGTGCACCGCCTTCAACGCCGACTTCGACGGCGACCAGATGGCCGTCCACGTGCCCCTGTCCGCCGAGGCCCAGACCGAGGCCCGGGTGCTCATGCTCTCGGCCAACAACCTGCTGCGGCCCCAGGACGGCGGCCCCGTCACCGTGCCCACCCAGGACATGGTGCTGGGCTCCTACTACCTGACCTACGAGAAGTACCCCGAGCACACCCCGGAGGAGACCTACGCCGACTGCGACGCGGTGCGCGCCGCCCTGGCCGACGGGGAGCTGGAGAGCGACGACTATATCTGGATTAAAAACCCCGGCGCGCCGGACGACATCCCCACCTACGCCGGCATGGCCGCCGAGACCCCCGCGGGCGAGCTGCCCCGGGAGATCCTCCACGCCTTCTCCGACGACGTGGAGGCCCGCCTGGCCTACGACGAGGGGGAGCTGGAGCTGCACGTGCCCATCATGGTCCGCCGCAGCGCGGAGGTGGACGGCGAGGTGCGCCACAAGCTGGTGCGCACCACCGTGGGCCGCCTCATCTTCAACGAGGGCATCCCCCAGGACCTGGGCTTCGTGGACCGCAGCGACCCCGACGGCATGTTCGAGCCGGAGATCAACTTCGTCACCGGCAAGAAGCAGCTGGGCAAGATCATCGACAAGTGCATCGTCAAGCACGGCTTCACCGTCTCCGCCGGCGTGCTGGACACCATTAAGGCCAAGGGCTACAAGTTCTCCACCCGGGGCGCCCTGACCGTCTCCATCTACGACATGACCCTGCCCGAGCAGAAGCACGCGCTCATTGAGAGCACCGAGAAGGAGATCGTGAAGATCGAGCGGCAGTACAAGCGCGGCTTCCTGACCAACGACGAGCGCTACCGCCTGGTGGTGGAGGCCTGGGAGAAGACCACCAAGGAGGTCTCCGACGCCCTGATGGCCACCCTGGACCGCTACAACCCCATCTGGATGATGGCCGACTCCGGCGCCCGCGGCTCGTCCGCCCAGATCCGCCAGCTGGCCGGTATGCGCGGCCTGATGGCCGACACCGCCGGCCGCACCATCGAGATCCCCATCAAGTCCAACTTCCGCGAGGGCCTGAGCGTGCTGGAGTACTTCATCTCCTCCAGAGGCGCCCGAAAGGGCATGGCCGACACCGCCCTGCGTACCGCCGACTCGGGCTACCTGACCCGCCGCCTGGTGGACGTGTCCCAGGAGGTCATTATCCGCGAGGAGGACTGCGGCACCGACGACGGCATCTTCGTCTCCCAGATCGAGGAGAACGGCCAGATCATCGAGACCTTCGGCGAGCGGCTCAAGGGCCGCTACCCGGTGGAGGACGTGTGCGACCCCGTCACCGGCGAGGTGCTGGTGGACCACCACACCATGCTGACCGCGGACCACGCGGCGCTGCTGGAGGCTCACGGCATCTTCCAGGTCAAGATCCGCTCCGTGCTCACCTGCCGGGCCCGCAGCGGCGTGTGCTCCAAGTGCTACGGCATGAACCTGGCCATCGGCGGCCCCGTGGGCGCCGGCGAGGCGGTGGGCATCATCGCCGCCCAGTCCATCGGCGAGCCGGGCACCCAGCTGACCATGCGTACCTTCCACACCGGCGGCGTGGCCGGCGGCGACATCACCCAGGGCCTTCCCCGCGTCGAGGAGCTCTTCGAGTCCCGCAAGCCCAAGAAGATGGCCCAGCTGGCCGAGATCTCCGGCCGCGTGGCCATGGAGGAGGCCAAGCGCAGCGCCATGTGCAACATGACCATCACCGCCGACGACGGCGAGGTGGTCTCCTACGCCCTGCCCTACAGCGGCGGCATCCGTGTGCAGAACGGCGACCGGGTGGAGAAGGGCTTCGCCCTCACCGACGGCGCCCTCTACCCCCAGGACGTCATCCGCATCCGGGGCGTGCACGCGGTGTACGACTACCTGATCCAGGAGGTCCAGAAGCCCTACCGCCAGCAGGGCGTCGACATCAACGACAAGCACATCGAGGTCATCTGCCGCCAGATGATGCGCAAGGTGCGCATCGAGGAGGCGGGCGACTCCGAGCTGCTGTCCGGCTCCACCGTGGAGCTCACCGAGTTTGAGGACGCCAGGGCCGCCGTCCAGGCCCGCATCGACGCGGGCGAGACCAACGACGGGATCGAGCTGAAATTGCCCACCGCCACCCGGCTGCTCATGGGCATCACCAAGGCATCCCTGGCCACCGAGAGCTTCCTGTCCGCCGCCTCCTTCCAGGAGACCACCAAGGTCCTCACCGAGGCCGCCATCAAGGGCAAGGTGGACCACCTGCTGGGCCTGAAGGAGAACGTCATCATCGGCAAGCTGATCCCCGCCGGGTCGGGCCTTGCCGCCTACCGCAAGTACGACAAGATGGACGACGACGGCGTGGCCGAGTCCTCCTCCGCCGCGCCGGAAGCGGAGGAGGAGATCCTCACGGTCGAGGCCGTGGAGGAGTCCCCCGCGTTTTAA
- a CDS encoding MATE family efflux transporter, translated as MQENKMGVMPVGKLLFSMSLPMIVSMLIQALYNVVDSIFVARISENALTAVSLAFPFQNLMIAVGVGTGVGVNALLSRSLGEKNFDQANKAANNGVFLAVISALAFMAAGLLFSRTFFQLQTDITEIVEYGTTYLTICSGLCFGLFVEMMFERLLQSVGRTFYTMITQGVGAVINIVLDPILIFGLLGFPRLGVAGAAIATVTGQIVAAVLAVIFNLTRNHEVQLSFRGFRPEGHTIGRIYAVGLPSIVMNSISSVMTFTMNKILIAFTPTATAVLGIYFKFQSFVFMPVFGLNNGMVPIVAYNLGARKRKRLTDTVKYAIFSAVAIMLVGLVVIQLFTPQILMLFSASEDMLRIGVPALRIISLSFVFAGFCVISSSTFQALGNGLLSMVVSIVRQLVVLLPAAWLLSLTGILDLVWLAFPIAEIFSLVLCVCFLRHTYKKVVKPLDAAPQN; from the coding sequence ATGCAGGAAAACAAGATGGGCGTCATGCCGGTGGGGAAGCTGCTCTTTTCCATGTCCCTGCCCATGATCGTCTCCATGCTGATCCAGGCGCTCTACAACGTGGTGGACAGCATCTTCGTGGCCAGAATCAGTGAAAACGCCCTCACTGCCGTCTCCCTGGCCTTCCCCTTTCAGAACCTGATGATCGCCGTGGGCGTGGGCACCGGCGTGGGCGTGAACGCCCTGCTCTCCCGCAGCCTGGGGGAGAAGAACTTCGACCAGGCCAACAAGGCCGCCAACAACGGCGTGTTCCTGGCCGTCATCAGCGCCCTGGCCTTTATGGCGGCGGGTCTGCTGTTCTCCCGCACCTTCTTTCAGCTCCAGACCGACATCACCGAGATCGTGGAGTACGGCACCACCTACCTCACGATTTGCTCCGGGCTGTGCTTCGGCCTGTTTGTGGAGATGATGTTCGAGCGGCTTTTGCAATCCGTGGGGCGCACCTTTTACACCATGATCACCCAGGGCGTGGGCGCGGTCATCAACATCGTGCTGGACCCCATCCTCATCTTCGGCCTGCTGGGCTTCCCCAGGCTGGGGGTGGCCGGGGCCGCAATCGCCACCGTCACCGGCCAGATTGTGGCCGCCGTGCTGGCGGTGATCTTCAACCTGACGCGCAACCACGAGGTACAGCTCTCCTTCCGGGGCTTCCGGCCCGAGGGGCACACCATTGGCCGGATCTACGCCGTGGGCCTGCCCAGCATCGTGATGAACTCCATCAGCTCGGTGATGACCTTCACCATGAACAAGATCCTCATCGCCTTCACCCCCACCGCCACCGCCGTGCTGGGCATCTACTTCAAGTTCCAGAGCTTCGTGTTCATGCCGGTGTTCGGCCTCAACAACGGCATGGTGCCCATCGTGGCCTACAACCTGGGGGCCCGCAAGCGCAAGCGCCTCACCGACACGGTGAAGTACGCCATCTTCTCCGCCGTGGCCATCATGCTGGTGGGCCTGGTGGTCATCCAGCTCTTCACCCCCCAGATCCTCATGCTCTTCTCCGCCTCGGAGGACATGCTGCGCATCGGCGTGCCCGCCCTGAGGATCATCAGCCTCAGCTTCGTCTTCGCGGGCTTCTGCGTCATCTCCTCCTCCACCTTCCAGGCCCTGGGCAACGGGCTGCTGAGCATGGTCGTGTCCATCGTGCGCCAGCTGGTGGTGCTGCTGCCCGCCGCGTGGCTGCTCTCCCTGACCGGGATTCTGGACCTGGTGTGGCTGGCCTTCCCCATCGCGGAGATCTTCTCCCTCGTCCTGTGCGTGTGCTTCCTGCGCCACACCTACAAGAAGGTGGTCAAGCCCCTGGACGCCGCGCCCCAGAACTAG
- a CDS encoding glycosyl transferase, translating to MLKVLYLLNYAGKAGTERYVETLVKYLNGEKIQAYFAYNEGGLLVERMQEAGVSVRQIAMRRRFDLKAAKVLAALCTEWDIDVVHCHYLREHYTALLAKRFNKKIRVVYTNHFVMANDAVTRISNRWMDKRQDQMIAVCNRGKEQLVANGWSGDRITVIFNAVDPAAWAGERASSTLRAELGLAQEDFVMLCASRFADDKGHKYLIDSVKRLTEISSVPFTLVLAGDGPLLEPAREQVKRLGLEERVKFIGFRKDIKNLYKGADLYVNSSRHEALSFLIIEAMAAGLPVIATDMGGNRDIVNDEAGCGALVEYDNPESMAQAMKRLMEDPELLARCRENALKTIREKFEIHKLAQATFAVYQKALR from the coding sequence ATGCTCAAGGTCCTCTATCTGTTGAATTACGCCGGAAAGGCGGGCACCGAGCGGTACGTGGAGACCCTGGTGAAGTACCTGAACGGCGAGAAAATCCAGGCCTATTTCGCCTACAACGAGGGCGGGCTGCTGGTGGAGCGGATGCAGGAGGCGGGGGTGAGCGTCCGGCAGATTGCCATGCGCCGCCGCTTCGACCTCAAGGCGGCCAAGGTCCTGGCCGCGCTGTGTACGGAGTGGGACATCGACGTGGTCCACTGCCACTACCTGCGCGAGCACTACACGGCGCTGCTGGCCAAGCGCTTCAACAAAAAAATCCGGGTGGTGTACACCAACCACTTCGTCATGGCCAACGACGCGGTGACCCGGATCTCCAACCGCTGGATGGACAAGCGGCAGGATCAGATGATCGCCGTGTGCAACCGAGGCAAGGAGCAGCTCGTCGCCAACGGCTGGAGCGGGGACCGGATCACGGTGATCTTCAACGCCGTGGATCCCGCAGCCTGGGCGGGGGAGCGCGCCTCGTCCACCCTGCGCGCCGAGCTGGGGCTTGCGCAGGAGGACTTCGTGATGCTCTGCGCCTCCCGCTTTGCCGACGACAAGGGGCACAAGTACCTGATCGACTCGGTGAAGCGCCTGACGGAGATTTCCAGCGTGCCCTTCACCCTGGTGCTGGCGGGGGACGGCCCCCTGCTGGAGCCGGCGCGGGAGCAGGTGAAGCGCCTGGGCCTGGAGGAGCGGGTGAAGTTCATCGGCTTCCGCAAGGACATCAAGAACCTCTACAAGGGCGCGGACCTGTACGTGAATTCCTCCCGGCACGAGGCCCTGTCCTTCCTCATCATCGAGGCCATGGCCGCCGGGCTGCCCGTCATTGCCACCGACATGGGGGGCAACCGGGACATCGTCAACGACGAGGCGGGCTGCGGCGCGCTGGTGGAGTACGACAACCCCGAGTCCATGGCCCAGGCCATGAAGCGCCTGATGGAGGACCCGGAGCTCCTGGCGCGCTGCCGGGAGAACGCCCTCAAAACCATCCGGGAGAAGTTCGAGATCCACAAGCTGGCCCAGGCCACGTTTGCGGTCTACCAGAAGGCGCTGCGGTAA
- a CDS encoding DtxR family transcriptional regulator, with amino-acid sequence MEQQGNPDFYTQKGYEMRHHQTITAAMEDYLEMICRQAAAEGYVRINFLAGKLNVRPSSASKMVYQLRDLGLVSFEKYGLIQPTREGWTLGRYLLYRHDVLHRFFCLVNGSTDELEQVEQVEHYLNEETVRNLEALLGRLNGTARA; translated from the coding sequence GTGGAGCAGCAGGGCAATCCGGATTTTTACACGCAAAAGGGCTATGAAATGAGGCACCACCAGACGATTACGGCGGCAATGGAGGATTATCTGGAGATGATCTGCCGCCAGGCGGCGGCGGAGGGCTACGTGCGCATCAACTTCCTGGCCGGGAAGCTGAACGTGCGCCCCTCCTCGGCCTCCAAGATGGTCTACCAGCTCCGGGACCTGGGGCTGGTGTCCTTTGAGAAGTACGGCCTGATCCAGCCCACCCGGGAGGGCTGGACCCTGGGGCGCTACCTGCTCTACCGCCACGACGTGCTCCACCGCTTCTTCTGCCTGGTCAACGGCTCCACCGACGAGCTGGAGCAGGTGGAGCAGGTGGAGCACTATTTAAATGAGGAGACGGTGCGCAACCTGGAGGCGCTGCTGGGGCGGCTGAATGGTACGGCGCGGGCCTAG
- the metK_2 gene encoding S-adenosylmethionine synthase: MAHRLFTSESVTEGHPDKVCDQISDAVLDDILAHDPEAHVACESFTTTGMIVVMGEITTKHYTDIPAIARRTVERIGYTDPSYGFDYRSCAVMTAIDEQSPDIAMGVNQSFEAQNGDADAADLVGAGDQGMMFGYACDETQELMPAPISMAHRLARKLAEARKSGELGWLRPDGKSQVTVEYDEEGRVVRCPAIVVSTQHDPDIALKDLREAVVETIIKPVIPAKYIDGDTKFYVNPTGRFVVGGPVGDTGLTGRKIIVDTYGGMAGHGGGCFSGKDPTKVDRSAAYMARYVAKNVVAAGLARRCQIEVAYAIGVAHPVSVMVDTHGTGRISDEKIAAIVNECFDLRPASIISYLDLRRPIYEQTAAYGHFGRTDVDLTWERTDMVEKLKSYL; the protein is encoded by the coding sequence ATGGCACACAGACTCTTTACCTCCGAATCGGTCACCGAGGGGCACCCCGACAAGGTGTGCGACCAGATCTCCGACGCCGTGCTGGACGACATCCTGGCCCACGACCCCGAGGCCCACGTGGCCTGCGAGAGCTTCACCACCACGGGCATGATCGTGGTGATGGGGGAGATCACCACCAAGCACTACACCGACATACCCGCCATCGCCCGCCGCACGGTGGAGCGCATCGGCTACACCGACCCCAGCTACGGCTTCGACTACCGCTCCTGCGCGGTGATGACCGCCATCGACGAGCAGTCCCCCGACATCGCCATGGGCGTGAACCAGTCCTTCGAGGCGCAGAACGGGGACGCGGACGCGGCGGATCTGGTGGGCGCCGGCGACCAGGGCATGATGTTCGGCTACGCCTGCGACGAGACGCAGGAGCTGATGCCCGCCCCCATCTCCATGGCCCATAGGCTGGCCCGTAAACTGGCCGAGGCCCGCAAGAGCGGGGAGCTGGGCTGGCTGCGGCCCGACGGCAAGAGCCAGGTCACCGTGGAGTACGACGAGGAGGGCCGGGTGGTCCGCTGCCCCGCCATCGTGGTGTCCACCCAGCACGACCCGGACATCGCGCTGAAGGACCTGCGGGAGGCGGTGGTGGAGACCATCATCAAGCCCGTAATCCCCGCCAAATACATCGACGGGGACACCAAGTTCTACGTCAACCCCACCGGCCGCTTCGTGGTGGGCGGCCCCGTGGGCGACACCGGCCTCACCGGCCGGAAGATCATCGTGGATACCTACGGCGGCATGGCCGGCCACGGCGGCGGCTGCTTCTCCGGCAAGGATCCCACCAAGGTGGACCGCTCCGCCGCCTACATGGCCCGCTATGTGGCCAAGAACGTGGTGGCGGCTGGCCTGGCCCGCAGGTGCCAGATCGAGGTGGCCTACGCCATCGGCGTGGCCCACCCCGTCTCGGTGATGGTGGATACCCACGGCACCGGCAGGATCAGCGACGAGAAGATCGCCGCCATCGTGAACGAGTGCTTCGACCTGCGCCCGGCCAGCATCATCTCCTACCTGGACCTGCGCCGCCCCATCTACGAGCAGACCGCGGCCTACGGCCACTTCGGCCGCACCGACGTGGATCTGACCTGGGAGCGCACGGATATGGTGGAGAAGCTGAAAAGCTACCTGTAA